One genomic segment of Erythrolamprus reginae isolate rEryReg1 chromosome 2, rEryReg1.hap1, whole genome shotgun sequence includes these proteins:
- the LOC139163049 gene encoding zinc finger protein 84-like, with translation MTHTGEKTYDCLYCGKHFQHNSKLVIHQRTHTGEKPYECLYCGKCFSQNCNLVKHQRTHTGEKPYECVDCGKSFKQNSNRLVHQQTHTGEKSFECPDCGKSFSYNSNLLKHQRTHVGDKPYECPDCEKDFSWRSDLVKHQMTHTGIKPYECLDCGKSFSRNSHLVEHQRIHTGEKPYECPDCGKGFSRNSYLLVHQRNHTGEKMYECRVCGKSFTWKSELVKHQKLHRGEKPFQCLDCGKNFNWNSALLIHQRTHTGEKPYECLECGKSFNRNSDLVIHQRIHTGEKLYECPDCGKSFSQNSHLMLHQRTHTGEKPYDCMYCGKCFSHNSNRVKHQRTHIGEKTYECLECGKCFSQNSYLVKHQRIHTGDKPYECLECGKCFYRNYDLMVHCRTHTGEKPYECPDCGKDFSIRSNLINHVRLHTGEKPFKCPDCEQCFTRNSSLIAHKKFHMRESLMCVEES, from the coding sequence ATGACTCACACTGGAGAAAAAACATATGATTGTCTGTATTGTGGGAAACATTTCCAGCATAATTCCAagctggtgatacaccagaggactcacacgggagaaAAACCTTATGAGTGTCTatattgtgggaaatgtttcagtcagaattgcaACTTGGTGAAACATCAGAGAActcatacaggagaaaaaccttaCGAGTGTGTGGATTGTGGGAAGAGTTTCAAACAGAACTCCAACCGGCTTGTACACCAGCAaacccacacaggagagaaatcctttgaatgtcctgattgtgggaaaagtttcagttataattccaaccttttgaaacaccagagaactcacgtAGGAGataaaccatatgagtgtcctgaTTGTGAGAAAGATTTCAGTTGGCGCTCCGACTTGGTGAAACATCAGATGACTCACACAGGAATAAAACCATATGAATGCctagattgtgggaaaagtttcagtcggaaTTCCCACCTGGTGGAACACCAaagaattcacacaggagagaaaccatatgagtgtcctgattgtgggaaaggtttctcTCGAAATTCCTATCTATTGGTACACCAGAGAAAtcatacaggagagaaaatgtatgagtgTCGAGTGTGCGGGAAAAGTTTCACTTGGAAGTCTGAACTGGTGAAGCACCAGAAGCTACATAGAGGGGAGAAACCATTTCAGTGTCTGGATTGTGGTAAAAATTTCAATTGGAATTCTGCTCTgttgatacaccagaggactcacacaggagaaaaaccctatgaGTGTCTCgaatgtgggaaaagtttcaatcgAAATTCTGacttggtgatacaccagaggattcacacaggagagaagctgtATGAGTGTcccgattgtgggaaaagtttcagtcagaattctcacCTGATgttacaccagaggactcacacgggagagaaaccatatgactgtatgtattgtgggaaatgtttcagtcataattccaaccgggtgaaacaccagaggactcacatagGAGAGAAAACATACGAATGTCTTgagtgtgggaaatgtttcagtcagaattcgtACCTGGTGaagcaccagaggattcacacaggagataaACCGTACGAGTGTCTTGAGTGTGGGAAATGTTTCTATCGGAATTACGACTTGATGGTACACTGcaggactcacacaggggagaaaccatatgaatgtccagattgtgggaaagatttcagtATTAGGTCTAACCTTATAAATCATGTTAGGttacacacaggggagaagccattcaAATGCCCTGATTGTGAACAGTGTTTCACACGGAATTCTTCTCTTATCGCACACAAGAAATTCCACATGAGGGAAAGTTTGATGTGTGTAGAGGAATCTTGA
- the LOC139163071 gene encoding zinc finger protein 436-like, whose protein sequence is MSVLIGKGFSRKSSLVKHQRTHTGDKQYECHDCGKSFSHNSHLLIHQRTHMGEKPFECSDCGKGFNMNSELVIHQRIHIRDKPYKCLERGKHFIQNSQLIIHQRNHTGEKPYECFYCEKSFSQNSCLMRHQKTHTREKPYKCTDCDESFHRNSLLAVHQRTHKITGAESVQLEAMLYPSIVLYCNVSFEKTEQK, encoded by the coding sequence atgagtgttttGATTGGAAAAGGTTTCTCTCGGAAGTCTAGCCTGgtgaaacatcagaggactcacacaggagacaaACAATATGAATGtcatgattgtgggaaaagtttcagtcataatTCTCACCTGcttatacaccagaggactcacatggGAGAGAAACCGTTTGAGTGTTCAGATTGTGGAAAAGGATTCAATATGAATTCTGAGCTAGTGATACACCAAAGGATTCACATAAGAGATAAACCATATAAGTGTCTGGAGCGTGGCAAACATTTCATTCAAAATTCTCAACTGATTATACACCAGAGGaatcacacgggagagaaaccatatgagtgtttctattgtgagaaaagtttcagtcagaattcctgcCTCATGAGacaccagaagactcacacaagagagaaaccatataagtgtACAGATTGTGATGAAAGTTTCCATCGGAATTCTCTACTGGcggtacaccagaggactcataagatcactggagccgaatccgtacagctggaagcaatgctatatccctctatagtattatattgtaatgtgtcttttgagaaaactgaacagaagtag